From the Oleiharenicola lentus genome, one window contains:
- a CDS encoding M3 family metallopeptidase: MNRPFRLRHLPVLPLVLLAIQPGSASPAPASPMSANPLLSPSPLPYQLPPFEFIKDEHFQPAFEQGMAESLREIDAITSNPAAPTFDNTIVALERTRSLLNRTKIAFETLVRGNTNPTLDRLDAVMAPRLAAHTDAINLNRALFARIKALHERRATLGLDPESLRLLERYYKDFVRAGALLPESDQSILKAMNTELASLFTQFKQNVLKEIGASAVLVDTREELAGLSEPAITAAAAAAKAAGHEGKFLLRLTNTTGQPPLALLTNRAVREKLMAASLARGSRGGEFDNREIVVRMAKLRAERAALLGHPNHAAYQLTQQTAGTVDAVNRLLTQLAAPAVANARREAAAMQKLIDASGAPHPLGAADWALYAERVRQERYAFDENDLRPYYELRSVLENGAFYAATRLFGITFKARPDLKGYHPDMVVYEVFNEDGSPLALFLGDFYARPNKRGGAWMDAYVPQNGLEGNRPVIANHQNIPKPPAGQPTLLTHDEVETLFHEFGHALHGMFSATRYPKFAGTNVPQDFVEFPSQVNEMWRIWPEVLAHFAKHYQTGESIPQALLDKLAAAEKFNQGFKTTEIVAANVIDQAWHQLKPEEVPAPDQVAAFEADALRKAGVDFVPVPPRYRSTYFSHIFSSDDYSAGYYSYFWSEVLDAHTVEWIKQNGGLTRANGERFRSALLSRGGSRDAMELFRAFTGSEPDIRPLLERRGLVPETAK, translated from the coding sequence ATGAACCGCCCATTCCGCCTGCGTCATCTGCCTGTCCTCCCCCTCGTCCTGCTCGCCATCCAGCCCGGCAGCGCGAGCCCCGCCCCCGCCTCTCCCATGTCTGCCAATCCCCTGCTCAGCCCCAGCCCGCTCCCCTACCAACTGCCGCCCTTCGAGTTCATCAAGGACGAGCACTTCCAGCCCGCCTTTGAGCAGGGCATGGCGGAGAGCCTCCGGGAGATCGACGCCATCACGTCCAATCCCGCCGCCCCCACCTTCGACAACACCATCGTCGCCCTCGAACGCACGCGCTCCCTCCTCAACCGGACGAAAATCGCCTTCGAGACCCTCGTGCGCGGCAACACCAACCCGACGCTGGACCGGCTCGACGCGGTCATGGCCCCGCGTCTCGCGGCGCACACCGATGCCATCAACCTGAACCGCGCGCTGTTCGCACGCATCAAGGCCCTGCATGAACGTCGCGCCACCCTCGGGCTCGACCCCGAGTCACTCCGCCTGCTGGAGCGCTACTACAAGGACTTCGTCCGCGCCGGCGCCCTCCTCCCCGAGTCCGACCAGAGCATCCTGAAGGCCATGAACACCGAGCTCGCGTCGCTCTTCACGCAGTTCAAGCAGAACGTCCTGAAGGAAATCGGCGCCTCGGCTGTGCTCGTTGACACCCGGGAGGAGCTCGCCGGCCTGTCCGAGCCCGCGATCACGGCTGCGGCGGCGGCCGCCAAGGCGGCCGGCCACGAGGGCAAGTTCCTGCTGCGCCTCACCAACACCACCGGCCAGCCGCCGCTCGCCCTGCTCACGAACCGCGCCGTGCGCGAGAAGCTCATGGCCGCGTCCCTCGCCCGCGGCAGCCGCGGCGGGGAATTCGACAACCGCGAGATCGTCGTGCGGATGGCGAAGCTCCGGGCCGAGCGCGCCGCCCTGCTCGGCCACCCCAATCATGCCGCTTACCAGCTGACGCAGCAGACCGCGGGCACCGTGGACGCCGTCAACCGGCTCCTGACCCAGCTCGCCGCGCCCGCCGTGGCCAACGCCCGTCGCGAAGCCGCCGCCATGCAGAAGCTCATCGACGCCTCCGGCGCCCCCCACCCTTTGGGCGCCGCCGACTGGGCGCTCTACGCCGAGCGTGTCCGCCAGGAACGCTACGCCTTCGACGAAAACGATCTCCGCCCCTACTACGAGCTGAGGAGCGTGCTGGAGAACGGCGCGTTCTACGCGGCCACGCGGCTCTTCGGCATCACCTTCAAGGCCCGCCCCGATCTGAAGGGCTACCACCCCGACATGGTGGTTTACGAGGTCTTCAACGAGGACGGCTCTCCGCTGGCGCTCTTCCTCGGCGACTTCTACGCCCGCCCCAACAAGCGGGGCGGCGCGTGGATGGATGCTTACGTCCCGCAGAACGGGCTCGAGGGCAATCGCCCCGTCATCGCCAACCATCAGAACATCCCGAAGCCGCCCGCCGGCCAGCCCACTCTGCTGACCCACGACGAGGTCGAAACGCTCTTCCACGAGTTCGGCCATGCCCTGCACGGCATGTTCTCCGCCACCCGCTACCCGAAGTTCGCCGGCACCAACGTGCCGCAAGACTTCGTGGAATTCCCCTCCCAGGTGAACGAGATGTGGCGCATCTGGCCCGAGGTGCTCGCCCACTTCGCCAAGCACTACCAGACCGGCGAATCCATCCCCCAAGCCCTGCTCGACAAGCTCGCGGCCGCCGAGAAATTCAACCAGGGCTTTAAAACCACCGAAATCGTTGCCGCCAACGTCATCGACCAGGCTTGGCACCAGCTGAAGCCCGAGGAGGTGCCGGCGCCCGACCAGGTCGCCGCCTTCGAGGCCGACGCCCTCCGGAAGGCGGGTGTGGACTTCGTCCCCGTGCCGCCGCGCTACCGCAGCACCTATTTCTCGCACATCTTCTCAAGCGACGACTACTCCGCCGGCTACTATTCCTATTTCTGGAGCGAGGTGCTCGACGCGCACACCGTCGAGTGGATCAAGCAGAACGGCGGCCTCACCCGCGCCAACGGCGAACGGTTCCGTTCGGCCCTACTCTCGCGCGGCGGCAGCCGCGACGCCATGGAACTTTTCCGCGCCTTCACCGGCAGCGAACCCGACATCCGCCCGCTGCTCGAGCGCCGCGGCCTCGTGCCCGAGACGGCGAAGTAG
- a CDS encoding response regulator has translation MTSSAPFVPAAASFRPKTRPLRILYAEDVRELRELMGHVVGADGHMLETCSNGLLACTHLRLVPFTYDLVITDHHMPVMNGLELVEEIRRLPYPGRIIVFSSELSESVHEEYLALGVDRVLAKPVRPQELRAVIAELFPTL, from the coding sequence ATGACTTCCTCCGCCCCTTTCGTTCCCGCCGCCGCCAGCTTTCGTCCGAAGACCCGACCGCTGCGCATCCTCTACGCCGAAGACGTGCGCGAGCTGCGCGAACTCATGGGCCATGTGGTCGGCGCCGACGGACACATGCTCGAAACCTGCAGCAACGGGCTGCTCGCCTGCACGCATCTGCGCCTGGTGCCGTTCACCTACGACCTCGTGATCACCGACCACCACATGCCCGTGATGAACGGCCTGGAACTGGTGGAGGAAATCCGCCGGCTGCCCTACCCGGGCCGCATCATCGTCTTCAGCTCCGAGCTCAGCGAATCCGTGCACGAGGAGTATCTCGCACTCGGCGTGGACCGGGTGTTGGCCAAACCGGTGCGCCCCCAGGAACTGCGCGCGGTCATCGCCGAGCTGTTTCCGACCCTGTGA
- a CDS encoding alpha/beta hydrolase yields MRLLFCFVMLVAVFRAEQSTRGLVFAQAGDTTLKLDLYRPDGAAAGVVVWVHGGAWRSGSRESVDLKGLTALGWAVASVDYRLSTAAKFPAQIHDIKAAIRHLRAHAGELGLPTNRFIIAGSSAGAHLAALVGVTNGHPGLEGTVGSDLKISSDVQAIVSLYGASNLTTILAQSTSHGLSVRQPALDLLLGGQPDAVPELARLASPVFHVDAGDPPLLLMHGDQDPQMPINQSHELTGAYESAGRPVVFKVAHGSAHGGPAFTSEASLRLIDAFLREHLPR; encoded by the coding sequence ATGCGCCTGCTGTTTTGCTTTGTGATGCTGGTTGCCGTCTTCCGGGCGGAGCAATCGACCCGCGGGCTTGTTTTTGCGCAGGCGGGCGACACCACCCTCAAGCTGGATCTTTACCGGCCGGACGGGGCTGCGGCGGGGGTCGTGGTCTGGGTGCACGGCGGAGCCTGGCGCAGCGGGTCGCGGGAGAGCGTAGATCTGAAGGGACTCACGGCACTGGGTTGGGCGGTGGCCAGCGTGGACTACCGCCTGTCCACCGCGGCGAAATTCCCGGCCCAGATCCATGACATCAAGGCTGCGATCCGCCACCTGCGCGCCCACGCCGGTGAGCTCGGCTTGCCCACGAACCGGTTCATCATCGCCGGCTCCTCCGCAGGGGCGCACCTCGCCGCGCTGGTGGGCGTAACCAACGGCCATCCCGGGCTCGAGGGCACCGTGGGCAGCGACCTGAAAATCTCCTCCGACGTGCAGGCCATCGTCAGTCTCTATGGTGCGAGCAACCTCACCACCATTCTCGCGCAATCCACGTCGCACGGCCTGAGCGTGCGGCAGCCCGCCCTCGACCTGCTCCTCGGCGGTCAACCCGACGCCGTGCCGGAGCTCGCGCGGCTCGCCAGTCCTGTGTTCCACGTCGATGCCGGCGATCCGCCCCTGCTGCTCATGCATGGTGACCAGGACCCACAGATGCCGATCAACCAGTCGCACGAGCTGACCGGCGCCTACGAGTCAGCCGGACGGCCCGTGGTCTTCAAGGTCGCGCACGGTTCCGCGCACGGCGGCCCGGCCTTCACCAGCGAGGCGAGCCTCCGTCTGATCGACGCGTTTCTGCGGGAGCACTTGCCGCGCTGA
- a CDS encoding PQQ-binding-like beta-propeller repeat protein: MRLPLLALFAAGGCSCLQASAGRDWPVYLGDKAASHYSTLTQVTPANVTQLEVAWTFNTGDLREGSTQIQCNPLILDGVLYGTTPQTKVFALDAATGRELWRFAPENPNGLNRGLATWTDGTERRILFGNGQWLHALDAKTGQLIATFGNGGRVDLSQGLGRDATGLAIQANTPGVVFRDLIIVGFRAGEGPAPAAPGHIRAYSVRTGELVWTFHTIPHPGEPGHETWPADAWQRVGGANVWTGMTLDEERGLVFCPVGSAAFDFWGGDRHGDNLYANTLLALDAATGRKVWHYQFVRHDLWDRDPPSPPNLLTIRRDGREIPAVAQTTKSGHVFVFHRETGEPLFPIHEIAVPTSDLAGELTAATQPVPAKPAAFARQHFTVNEITDRTPEAHRAVLQQFARLRPHTPYMPPSREGTIIFPGYDGGAEWGGSAVDPAGVLYVNSNEMAWILTMVETGGAATPGEQVYRQNCIGCHGVNREGNPAASIPALTDIGQRLTREQVFEVITKGRGVMPPWGFLTEKQREAVTGFLLGDAPPNRPDNSAKAAEWVTWMPDRAPGVAVPPPYTHTGYNRWLDPEGYPAVKPPWGTLNAIDLNTGEYRWSVPLGEYPELAAKGVPTTGTENYGGPLVTAGGVLFIGATRDEYFRAFDPKTGRELWRFKLPAGAYATPATYEAGGRQFIVIACGGGKMGTKSGDAYVAFALPK, translated from the coding sequence ATGCGGTTACCCCTCCTCGCGCTTTTCGCAGCCGGCGGCTGCTCGTGTCTGCAGGCCTCGGCCGGACGTGACTGGCCGGTTTACCTGGGGGACAAGGCGGCGAGCCACTATTCGACACTGACACAGGTAACGCCGGCCAACGTCACCCAGCTTGAGGTGGCCTGGACATTCAACACCGGCGACCTGCGCGAGGGATCCACGCAGATCCAGTGCAACCCGCTGATCCTCGACGGCGTGCTTTATGGCACGACGCCGCAGACCAAGGTGTTCGCGCTCGACGCCGCCACGGGGCGCGAACTGTGGCGCTTCGCTCCGGAGAATCCTAACGGCCTCAACCGCGGTCTCGCGACGTGGACCGACGGCACGGAGCGGCGCATCCTCTTCGGCAACGGCCAGTGGCTGCACGCGCTCGACGCGAAGACCGGCCAGTTGATTGCGACTTTCGGCAACGGCGGCCGCGTGGATCTTTCGCAAGGCCTCGGTCGCGACGCCACCGGCCTCGCCATCCAGGCCAACACGCCCGGTGTCGTCTTCCGCGACCTCATCATCGTGGGTTTCCGCGCCGGCGAGGGACCGGCGCCGGCCGCGCCGGGGCACATCCGCGCTTACAGCGTGCGCACGGGCGAACTGGTCTGGACCTTTCACACGATTCCGCACCCGGGCGAACCCGGTCATGAAACCTGGCCGGCCGATGCCTGGCAGCGCGTCGGCGGGGCCAATGTCTGGACCGGCATGACGCTGGATGAGGAGCGCGGCCTTGTGTTCTGTCCGGTCGGTTCGGCGGCCTTCGACTTCTGGGGCGGCGACCGGCATGGCGACAACCTCTACGCCAACACCCTGCTCGCGCTCGACGCCGCCACGGGCCGAAAAGTCTGGCACTACCAGTTCGTGCGCCACGACCTGTGGGACCGCGACCCGCCCTCGCCGCCGAACCTCCTCACCATCCGCCGCGACGGGCGGGAAATCCCCGCCGTCGCGCAGACGACAAAGTCCGGGCACGTGTTCGTCTTCCACCGCGAGACGGGCGAGCCGCTGTTTCCGATCCATGAGATCGCGGTCCCGACCTCCGACCTGGCCGGTGAACTCACCGCCGCCACCCAGCCGGTGCCGGCCAAGCCCGCGGCGTTTGCGCGCCAGCATTTCACGGTCAACGAGATCACCGACCGCACGCCCGAGGCGCACCGGGCGGTGTTGCAGCAGTTCGCGCGGCTGAGGCCGCACACGCCCTACATGCCACCGAGCCGCGAGGGCACGATCATCTTCCCGGGTTACGACGGCGGGGCGGAGTGGGGCGGCTCGGCGGTGGACCCGGCGGGTGTGCTCTACGTGAACAGCAACGAAATGGCCTGGATCCTCACGATGGTGGAGACGGGCGGCGCAGCCACACCGGGGGAGCAGGTTTACCGGCAGAACTGCATTGGTTGCCACGGGGTGAACCGCGAGGGCAACCCGGCGGCGAGCATTCCCGCGCTCACGGACATCGGCCAGCGCCTGACCCGCGAGCAGGTGTTCGAGGTGATCACGAAGGGCCGCGGCGTGATGCCGCCCTGGGGCTTTCTCACGGAGAAGCAGCGCGAGGCGGTCACCGGCTTTTTGCTCGGCGACGCGCCGCCGAACCGCCCGGACAATTCCGCCAAAGCCGCGGAGTGGGTGACGTGGATGCCGGACCGTGCGCCCGGCGTGGCCGTGCCGCCGCCCTACACGCATACGGGCTACAACCGCTGGCTCGACCCCGAGGGTTATCCGGCCGTGAAACCACCCTGGGGCACGCTGAACGCGATTGATTTGAACACCGGCGAATACCGCTGGAGCGTGCCACTCGGCGAATACCCGGAGCTCGCGGCCAAGGGTGTGCCGACCACCGGCACGGAAAACTACGGTGGACCGCTCGTGACCGCGGGCGGCGTGCTCTTCATCGGCGCAACCCGGGATGAATATTTCCGGGCCTTTGATCCGAAGACCGGCCGCGAGTTGTGGCGATTCAAGCTGCCCGCCGGGGCCTACGCCACACCCGCGACCTACGAGGCGGGCGGGCGGCAGTTCATCGTGATCGCCTGCGGCGGCGGCAAGATGGGCACGAAGAGCGGCGACGCCTACGTGGCCTTCGCGCTGCCGAAGTGA
- a CDS encoding glycoside hydrolase family 43 protein translates to MPDTPLISHLYTADPSAHVFNGRIYIYPSHDREGNIPDNDLGDQYDMVDYHVFSMDRVGGAVVDHGVALDLKDVPWASKQLWAPDAAFRNGKYYLYFPARDKQGVFRIGVAVGDRPEGPFKAEPQPIAGTFSIDPCCLNDHDSGRAWLVWGGIWGGQLQKWRKGSFDPNGEEPAASEPALGPRIAELGDDMKSFKGPVSEIQILDEQGKPLLAGDHDRRYFEGPWMHKYRGVYYLSYSTGNTHYLVYATGDNPRGPFTYRGRFLEPVIGWTTHHSIVEHGDKWWLFHHDASLSGGRNHLRCVKVKELTYSAEGLINLVR, encoded by the coding sequence ATGCCTGATACCCCGCTGATCTCGCATCTCTACACGGCTGATCCTTCCGCGCACGTTTTCAACGGTCGGATCTACATCTATCCCTCCCACGACCGCGAGGGCAACATCCCCGACAACGACCTGGGCGACCAATACGACATGGTGGACTACCACGTCTTCTCGATGGATCGCGTGGGCGGAGCGGTCGTGGACCACGGCGTGGCCCTTGACCTGAAGGATGTGCCCTGGGCCAGCAAGCAGCTCTGGGCGCCGGATGCGGCTTTCCGGAACGGCAAATACTATCTCTATTTCCCCGCCCGCGACAAACAGGGCGTGTTCCGCATCGGCGTGGCCGTCGGTGATCGCCCCGAGGGTCCCTTCAAGGCCGAGCCGCAGCCCATCGCGGGCACCTTCAGCATCGATCCCTGTTGCCTGAACGACCACGACAGCGGCCGCGCCTGGCTCGTGTGGGGCGGCATCTGGGGCGGCCAGCTCCAGAAGTGGCGCAAGGGCAGCTTTGATCCCAACGGCGAGGAACCCGCCGCGTCCGAACCGGCCCTCGGCCCCCGCATCGCCGAACTGGGCGACGACATGAAGTCCTTCAAGGGCCCGGTGAGCGAAATCCAGATCCTCGACGAGCAGGGCAAACCGCTCCTCGCCGGCGATCACGACCGCCGCTACTTCGAGGGCCCGTGGATGCACAAATACCGCGGCGTTTACTACCTGTCCTATTCCACCGGCAACACGCACTACCTCGTCTATGCGACGGGCGACAACCCGCGCGGCCCTTTCACCTACCGCGGACGTTTCCTCGAGCCCGTCATCGGCTGGACCACGCACCACTCCATCGTCGAGCACGGCGACAAGTGGTGGCTGTTCCACCACGACGCCTCGCTCTCCGGCGGCAGAAACCACCTGCGCTGCGTGAAGGTCAAGGAACTCACCTACTCCGCCGAGGGCCTGATCAATCTCGTGCGCTGA
- a CDS encoding Dabb family protein, whose amino-acid sequence MKKLLLTLLAATFLSLGVATATAADAAPKSVIHVVSVKWKADATPEQIKAALDGVHALQKGYPGITRVWTNTIKKQGDWSAVFVMEFASAQALKDYSGSDAQKEWYKSYLPIRERSNTHDVTN is encoded by the coding sequence ATGAAGAAACTCCTCCTCACCCTCCTTGCCGCCACCTTCCTTTCTCTGGGCGTGGCGACCGCCACCGCCGCCGACGCCGCGCCCAAGAGCGTGATCCACGTCGTCTCCGTCAAGTGGAAGGCCGACGCCACGCCGGAGCAGATCAAGGCCGCCCTCGACGGCGTGCATGCCCTCCAGAAGGGCTACCCGGGCATCACCCGCGTCTGGACCAACACCATCAAGAAACAGGGCGACTGGTCCGCCGTGTTCGTCATGGAGTTCGCCAGCGCGCAGGCCCTGAAGGACTACTCCGGCAGCGACGCCCAGAAGGAGTGGTATAAGAGCTACCTTCCGATCCGCGAGCGCAGCAACACGCACGACGTGACCAACTGA
- a CDS encoding VOC family protein, with translation MARQQFGAVTFLVRDYDEAVAFFTRQLGFRLLEDTPLGPDKRWVRVAPAGAGEAGPSLLLARAATPEQAAAVGRQAGGRVFLFLETDDFARDHAAMLAAGVVFDEAPRREPYGTVAVFRDLYGNKWDLLQRA, from the coding sequence ATGGCCCGGCAACAATTCGGTGCGGTGACCTTTCTCGTGCGTGACTACGACGAGGCGGTCGCGTTTTTCACGCGGCAGCTGGGTTTCCGGCTGCTGGAGGACACGCCGCTCGGGCCGGACAAGCGCTGGGTGCGCGTGGCGCCAGCGGGCGCGGGGGAAGCGGGGCCATCTCTGCTGCTGGCCCGGGCGGCCACGCCGGAGCAAGCGGCGGCCGTGGGCCGGCAGGCGGGCGGCCGCGTGTTTCTTTTTTTGGAAACCGACGACTTCGCGCGCGATCACGCGGCGATGCTGGCGGCAGGAGTGGTCTTCGACGAGGCCCCTCGTCGCGAGCCCTACGGCACGGTGGCGGTGTTTCGCGATCTTTACGGCAACAAGTGGGACCTGTTGCAGCGGGCCTGA
- a CDS encoding SLC5 family protein, whose product MSASALVQFVVFLLLTGLVGLITWLQCRRVKSSGDEVRDQFLAGGGLSWVFIAGSLTLTNISTDTLVGWNGNQMLLVLCWELAGVPGLILLAKVFVPLYYKYNCTTVTELLERRYGGNKHIRATVGGIFLLGSVLIFLPAMLYTSSLLMKSLFALDVPLVAIAAVTAIIGAAYSIGGGLRAVAVSDTWCGVLVFGMALLVAFLSLNATGWSLANVPPERLTLIGGPDSVLPWPTLLTGMIFTQLYYWSTNQTITQRILAAPNIREAQKGAYGAAAIRLLLVPPMVVIPGLCAWQLFGPLGDATYGRIVAHVLPAWLSGAFAAAMFAAVMSSYNSTLNSAASLYVCDLHRAYVNPTGGIGRLSTWLQVGFALFSIALVPFYAGAESIIQLIQQLLGLFSMPILAAFITGLLFRNVDARAVIATLVFGAASYALLSFGWPAWHQAGVVALKPPHFLHLMFVNLWLCVGFALVLNRLAFGRRAEFEWTAFSRSNLRAFFSTN is encoded by the coding sequence ATGTCCGCTTCCGCGCTGGTTCAATTCGTCGTCTTTCTTCTCCTCACCGGCCTCGTCGGCCTGATCACCTGGCTCCAGTGCCGGCGCGTCAAAAGCAGCGGCGATGAGGTGCGCGACCAGTTTCTCGCCGGCGGCGGCCTGAGCTGGGTGTTCATCGCCGGCTCGCTCACGCTGACCAACATCAGCACCGACACGCTCGTCGGCTGGAACGGCAACCAGATGCTGCTCGTGCTCTGCTGGGAACTGGCCGGCGTGCCCGGGCTCATCCTGCTGGCGAAGGTCTTCGTGCCGCTCTACTACAAATACAACTGCACGACGGTCACCGAACTGCTCGAGCGGCGCTACGGCGGCAACAAGCACATCCGCGCCACGGTCGGCGGCATCTTCCTGCTCGGCAGCGTGCTGATCTTCCTGCCGGCGATGCTCTACACCAGCTCGCTGCTCATGAAGTCGCTCTTCGCGCTCGACGTGCCGCTGGTGGCCATCGCCGCCGTGACCGCGATCATCGGCGCCGCCTACTCCATCGGCGGCGGCCTGCGCGCGGTGGCGGTGTCCGACACCTGGTGCGGCGTGCTGGTGTTTGGCATGGCGCTGCTCGTCGCCTTCCTCTCGCTCAACGCCACCGGCTGGAGCCTGGCCAACGTGCCGCCCGAGCGACTCACGCTCATCGGTGGGCCCGATTCCGTGCTGCCGTGGCCGACGCTGCTCACCGGCATGATCTTCACGCAGCTCTACTACTGGAGCACGAACCAGACGATCACCCAGCGCATCCTCGCCGCGCCGAACATCCGCGAGGCGCAGAAAGGCGCCTATGGCGCGGCGGCCATCCGCCTGCTGCTGGTGCCGCCGATGGTCGTGATTCCCGGCCTGTGCGCGTGGCAGCTGTTCGGCCCGCTGGGCGACGCCACCTACGGCCGGATCGTGGCGCACGTGCTGCCGGCGTGGCTCTCGGGCGCATTTGCCGCCGCGATGTTCGCCGCGGTGATGAGCAGCTACAACTCCACGCTGAATTCCGCCGCCTCGCTCTATGTCTGCGACCTGCATCGCGCCTACGTCAACCCCACCGGCGGCATCGGCCGACTGAGCACGTGGCTGCAGGTGGGCTTCGCGCTGTTCTCCATCGCGCTCGTGCCGTTCTACGCCGGGGCGGAGAGCATCATTCAGCTCATCCAACAGCTGCTCGGCCTCTTCAGCATGCCGATCCTTGCGGCCTTCATCACCGGCCTGCTCTTCCGCAACGTGGACGCCCGCGCCGTGATCGCGACGCTCGTCTTCGGCGCAGCGAGCTATGCGCTGCTGTCCTTCGGCTGGCCCGCGTGGCACCAGGCCGGCGTGGTGGCCCTGAAGCCGCCGCACTTCCTGCACCTGATGTTCGTCAACCTCTGGCTGTGCGTGGGGTTCGCACTGGTTTTGAACCGCCTGGCCTTCGGCCGTCGCGCTGAATTCGAATGGACAGCCTTTTCCCGCAGCAATCTGCGGGCCTTCTTCTCGACCAATTAG
- a CDS encoding endonuclease/exonuclease/phosphatase family protein — protein sequence MRPLLVLLLGLTATLVRAAEAPLVLKAMTYNLRYASDRAPHAWPDRRPVMQQLITREAPDVIGTQEGLYPQLRELAAGLPDYEWIGLGRAGGSQDEFCAIFYRRDRFEPVAFDHLWLSATPEVVGSITWGHRFRRMATWVRLRERATGRVFEVWNAHFDHEVEEARQKSAALLRDRIAKVEATVPVVLVGDFNCLAGGSRAHAIFTQEGGLTDTWDAAPQRANATLNTFNNFEPAKHEGERIDWILARRPAAVDAAGIVNYDGLTQFPSDHFPVTATVRF from the coding sequence ATGAGACCCCTGCTTGTCCTGCTGCTCGGCCTGACCGCGACCCTGGTCCGCGCCGCCGAGGCACCGCTGGTGCTGAAGGCGATGACCTACAACCTGCGCTACGCCAGCGACCGTGCGCCCCATGCGTGGCCCGACCGCCGGCCCGTGATGCAACAGCTCATCACGCGCGAGGCGCCGGATGTGATCGGCACGCAGGAAGGCCTTTACCCACAGCTGCGCGAACTCGCCGCCGGTTTACCGGACTACGAGTGGATCGGCCTCGGCCGCGCGGGCGGCAGTCAGGACGAGTTCTGCGCGATCTTCTACCGGCGCGACCGCTTCGAGCCGGTCGCTTTCGACCACCTCTGGCTGTCGGCCACGCCGGAGGTCGTGGGCTCGATCACCTGGGGTCATCGTTTCCGCCGGATGGCCACCTGGGTGCGCCTGCGCGAGCGCGCCACCGGCCGCGTGTTTGAAGTCTGGAACGCCCACTTTGACCACGAGGTCGAGGAGGCGCGGCAGAAGTCCGCCGCGCTGCTGCGTGATCGCATCGCCAAGGTCGAGGCCACGGTGCCCGTGGTGCTGGTGGGCGACTTCAACTGCCTCGCCGGCGGCAGCCGCGCCCACGCGATTTTCACGCAGGAGGGCGGCCTGACCGACACCTGGGACGCCGCGCCGCAGCGCGCGAACGCCACGCTGAACACGTTCAACAACTTTGAACCCGCCAAGCACGAGGGCGAGCGCATCGACTGGATCCTCGCCCGTCGCCCCGCCGCGGTCGACGCCGCCGGCATCGTGAATTACGACGGGCTCACGCAGTTCCCCAGCGACCACTTTCCGGTGACGGCCACGGTGCGGTTCTGA
- a CDS encoding DUF1428 domain-containing protein, giving the protein MPRYVDGFVIPIKKSKLAAYRIIATKAGKLWKKHGALDYVEAVGDDLKIKGMVSSFPKIAGLKPGETVCFSFITYKSRKHRDAVNRKVMADPHINQMCDPKKNPFDFTRMNYGGFKALVDL; this is encoded by the coding sequence ATGCCCCGCTACGTCGATGGTTTCGTGATCCCGATCAAGAAAAGCAAACTCGCCGCCTACCGCATCATCGCCACCAAGGCCGGCAAACTGTGGAAGAAACACGGCGCGCTCGACTACGTCGAAGCCGTCGGCGACGACCTGAAGATCAAGGGCATGGTCTCGTCCTTTCCCAAGATCGCAGGCCTCAAGCCCGGCGAGACCGTGTGCTTCTCGTTCATCACCTACAAATCCCGCAAGCACCGCGATGCGGTGAACCGGAAGGTCATGGCCGATCCGCACATCAACCAGATGTGCGATCCGAAGAAAAACCCCTTCGATTTCACGCGCATGAATTACGGCGGCTTCAAGGCCCTCGTGGATTTATGA